The nucleotide window GACTTGACAGGGCCTCTTAGAGCCACGTATGGGGCAGGGGTCCCAGTGTCTGGGGGGCTTCATTGGGGAAATCCTCCCCATTGCTCCGTGCCCGCTTCTCCTGGCCCCCACCCCGTGAGAGAGACCCCATTTCAGCGAGCCAGGCAGGGGCAGCGCTGCGGCTGCCCAAGCTGCCCCTTGTGGGGTTAGGTCCTCGTAGTCCCTTTTTGTTTAGCCCCCTTTCTCGACCCCCTCCTGCGTTTCCTTGGGGTCAGTTTGCCCTCTGTCCCGGAGGCTGGCGGTGCGGGGTCTGTCCTGATGTGCGTCATTCTGTTGTCATCtctgtttctcctctttccccccATCTGCGGGCCCGTCGCCGCCAGCCGGCCACCCCGCAGGGGATCAATAAAAGCGGACGGCGGAGGATGCTCGCTGTCCCTGCGCGGCCTGGACTCTCTGTTGTCTTCTGTCCGTCGTCTGTGTGGCCAGGCGAGTGAGGGGACACCCACGGGGAGGGCCAGGCGCCTCTCGTCCCGCAGCCACCCGTGGCCAGACGTCTACCTCAAGGGAGAAAAATCTCTTCCCCTGGGAAACCCCCTtctgggcagctctgcagcagtgtgATTACTCCTGGCCTGTGCCCCGGGATTCCCCTGCTGCAGAAAACCCCAGCTGGAGCTATGCAAAACCTTCCTGTGATCTCAGAGAGGAAGGGACCCCCCCGCCCTCCCACCGTGCCCGGGTTGCCGGCTCTACCATGACGCAGCCTTTTAACAACATCacttgttccttttattttttaatgccgTGTTGCCTATGCAATTAGTTGCTGGCCGAAATAAAACTGATCCGTGCCTCTCGACGTGTGTGTATATCTACCACGCTAGATATACATGGAGATGGGGGGGGGAGTCCCtttgctccctccttccccagcagtcCGAGCATTGCTAATGCTATCGGTGCTGGCCCTGGGTGTCAAAAACAGCTGGGGGGGCTCTGTGGGGGAATGGGGGGTGGTCCAAGGGGTCGGGCACTGCGTGCACCCCGAGCCCGTGCTTTTACACGCAGGAACTCTCTGCAATGGAGCCGAGACTTGCTGGTGTCCCAGTGGGTCAGGCAGGGGGTGTCGCATGGCTTCCCCTGGCTCtgtgggggcagcctgggattTCGTTGTCCTTTGGCACCCCACGGGCTTCAGGGGCTGGTTGCAGGGCCCTGGTTCCCCTTTTCTGTCTCTGGGGGCAGAGAGGAGGCATGGCCTGTGATGAGGTATGGGGTTGTTTAGTTCTCAAGCGACGGCTGCCTGGGAGAGGGAACGTGCAGGGGCGTATGGTGGTGGGTCAGGGTGATGGGACAGCCCCAGGAGGTGGCGTCAGAAGTCAGTCAGGGAGTCTGGAGCGGGGAGAGAGGCAGTGCTcaaggctggagctgggggaagcCCTGGGGCCTCTGTGGGGATAGGGGCTGAGGAGCAGGGGGGGGCTTTGCCTAGACCGGGGGCTCAAAGCATTGCCCAGCACCGGGACCCGAGGGATGCTCATGCCGTGAGCCCCTCTGTCTCTTGCTGGTACCCGTCACCCACGCTCACCACAGCGCTGTCCTCCGGGCTCCCCACGGGCAGGCTGTCCCCTTCCCCCATTGCCCGGTACCCCCTCATCCTGTACCTCCAGCGGCCGTAGCTGACCATGGCCAGGAGGGTGGCCAGCCCCACGACCACCGCCGCGGTCACGCCAGCCACCTCGCCCCCCCGTCAGCCGCCGGCCCCTCACCATCTCGGCTGCGTGCTGGATCTCGGCGGGCTGTGCCGGCCGCCACACGTGGCTCTGCTCGTCCCTCACCCAGGCGCTCTCCCCATCCCCGCTGCTCACCAGCACGGTGTCGGTGGCTGGCAGGTTGGCGGGGGGGCGGGTGAAGGGCGGCAGGCGAGCGGGGGGCAGCGAGCCCCCCGTGAAGACGCCGGCCTGGACGCAGTAATCCACCTGGCAGCTGTCGCTGATCAGCGCCAAGTGCTGGCTGAAGCCCGCGGGGCAGCGCTTGGTGTAGGGGTCTTCGGCGGTGCCGTGGTGCTGCCCCCCCAGGGGGTTCCCCGCCTGGCAGCTGAAGAAGCCCCCAAAGGGCACGGCGTACTGGATGCTGCTCTCGTAATCCTGGCTCACGCACACCCTGAGGTCGTCGAAGAGCTTCAGCTGGAAGTACCCCGAGGGGCAGGACTGGGCGCCAGTGAGGGGGTTGGCACTGTGGCTGCTGAACAGCCCCCCGAAGAGGTAGCCTGAGTCCTGGGGCACCGTGCCCGTCGCAGCACACCAGTAGGCTCTGAATTGAACCCGGGAGAGCCAGAAGACATCCTGGCACACGCGGTGGCAGAAGATGACCAGGGTGCACTTGTTGTGGCACTCCAGGTGGCTGTGGCCTTCCTCCCGCTCCTGCATGCCCAGCAGCACCGGTGTGTAGGCAGTGGGGCAGGAGAAATCCCCCGTGAGGGGGTTCTTCTGCTCCAGCGCGTGGCACAGAGCACCAGTGTCAGGGCCGGAAAGCCCGGTACACTCTTGGAAGACTCCCCCGAAGGTGAAGTTGGTCATGGTCCCCTCGCAGGAGCCATCGTCAGCATTGGCGTGGAAGTTGAAGTTGGGTGAGGTGGCATCGGTGCAGCCGGGGTAGGTGTTGAAGGTGTAGTAGCGGCGGATGGCCGCCTCCACTCGCTTGGCCAGCTTCTTCACCGTGGGGGTGGGCAGCtctggcagggtgctggggctgatGAAGAAGTACAGGGGCAGCCCCGAGCGGTCGATGGCCACCAGCTGGTTGCTAATCCCCTCCTGCCACGTCTTGAGGGTGATGCCTGGGTAAAAGGGGCTCCCACCAACACTCTCCACCCTGGAGTTGGTACGGTTCTCCAGGTACTGCTTGGTGAAGGAGGAGCTGGTGTCCTGGGAGCCTTCGGCTTTCATATTGATGATGCTGTGGAAGGCTATGCCGGCCGAGGCCGTGATGGCATTCTTCATGGCCCAGCTATCCTTCAGGAAGGTTGTTTTGATCTGATCTTCCTGGACCAAGCTGGCTCCAGCATCCACAGAGGTGATGGTGTGGGTGCCGTAGTTGAGCACCAGCACTTCAGACAGAAAATCAGCCATCCGTGTCTGGTTGTTCTCCAGGTGGCTGGCAATCACCATCAGCTGCTTCTTGAAGCTCTTGTCCAGACCTGCTCCTGGGTCAATCTTGACGGTGTAAACCAGGTTCCTGACTTGTACTCGGGTGGTGAAAGCCTGGTCCTGTACTTGGTGGGTCTTGGTCTGGTGGAAGTCGTAAGAGAACTTGCCGTTGATGGCGGAGAAGAGGGACAGCTCCAGGTTGATGGAGGAAGAGGTGATGCTTTGGTAATTCCTCCAGGACTCGATGATCTCAGAGTTGATGTCCAGGTTGCTGTGCTTGCGAGGGATGGTGAAGATCTCATCTGGGATGATGTAGGACCCGTCTTCAGTGGTCTTGCACAGCGAGTAGCCCAGGTTGATGACTCTGCCCATATCCAAATTCCTCAGGTTATCCCAGCCCCCACCAGGGAGGACTTCCAGACTCGGGACCTTCAAGTTCTTCTTGCAGTCCTGAAGCCCTGAAGAGGGCAACAGCTCCTGGGACAGCTCGGCCCCTCTACTCACAGCTGCCAGCGCCCAGGTGAGGACGACCACCCTCAGCACCCAGGCCATGGCTGAGCTGGTGGGGGCCCACGGCGGACGTCTCGCTGctgaggagggagctggggaaatGAGGCAGTCGGGGGTGCAGCTGCCGGGTGGTTCCTCCTCTTGGGGGGAGGTTGAATTAacaaggggaaaggagaagtgAGAGCTGGTGAACGTGGTAAAGGGCTGAGCGGAGCTGAGAAAACAGGGTGAGGGGCAGAAAAGAGGTGCCTGGAGATCATTGCCTCCCTAAAACAAAAGCTCCCTCTCCCCATGAAAGCTGTTCTGCTGGAGttggagcaaggaaaaaaatctcttttagCACTGCACCTGCACCTGCGTGAAGCCACTGTGTGAATCTCCCTTGGCCGATGCTTCAGTGACTCTCCAGATCAGCCCCTGCTCACCCCAAACGACCCTGGCTCTTCATGCCACACATGAGATGTGgccccagcaccacagcagtgCTTGTGCAGTGGGGTGAGATCCAGCCCCGCACGCATGCACTGAGCTGCAGGGCTTTTCCCCGTGTCAGAGGAGAGGTGAGGCTGCTGGCCATGCAGGGAAGGAAGCGGGAGGAACTGGGGGAACAGCAGGCTGCTTGTGTCTCCTGGCGACCCGGCTGCCTGAGCCCCTGGGACGGGCCTCAGTGTTTTTTCTGGGGGCCCTCCATGGTGGCCAATGTTTTCCTCTCCACCGTCCCCATTTACGTCAgggcctcctgcagccacctgcaCCTGATTTCCCCTGAGGGAAGGATCCTTCCCTTGGTGTTTCTGGTTGAGAAGGGCACCTCCTGCACGGGGCTGCAGAACCTCTGGTGgcctctggctgcagcagtCCAGTCACCCAAGGTGCTGCTCCGATCCTGCGCAGGGGTGCCTGAGGCTGGCTGGGCACCAATTTCAGTGGTACAGAGGAGCAGCTGCGTGTTTTGGGTAATAAACAGTTAAATCCATTTCTACTGTGAAAGCTGCTTACATAGCCATGGTTCTTTCCATATGGACTGGTTCATTTCCCCTATTTTTGCTGGTTAGTTCCTCTTTCCAGGACAGATCTGGCAGAGAACGAGGCTGAAGTGAGAGCTGCGGTGGGGAGAGGTGGACGTGTGTGCGTGCCTTCTGTAGGACACCACCACTGACAAGCTGTGGGATGATGCAGGGGAGTGGGAAGGCTGGTGGGGACACCCAGCCCCATCGTGGGGCCATGGAGGAGCCAGCAGTCCCAGGAGGCTCCCACAATAACCTGGAGCCCCTGCACGTTTTGGACTGTAAGTCCAACTTTGAAGCCTGAATTGTGGCCCTCACAGCCATAGCTGTGGCTGGCA belongs to Oxyura jamaicensis isolate SHBP4307 breed ruddy duck chromosome 5 unlocalized genomic scaffold, BPBGC_Ojam_1.0 oxy5_random_OJ106505, whole genome shotgun sequence and includes:
- the LOC118157394 gene encoding LOW QUALITY PROTEIN: macrophage-expressed gene 1 protein-like (The sequence of the model RefSeq protein was modified relative to this genomic sequence to represent the inferred CDS: deleted 1 base in 1 codon), with product MAWVLRVVVLTWALAAVSRGAELSQELLPSSGLQDCKKNLKVPSLEVLPGGGWDNLRNLDMGRVINLGYSLCKTTEDGSYIIPDEIFTIPRKHSNLDINSEIIESWRNYQSITSSSINLELSLFSAINGKFSYDFHQTKTHQVQDQAFTTRVQVRNLVYTVKIDPGAGLDKSFKKQLMVIASHLENNQTRMADFLSEVLVLNYGTHTITSVDAGASLVQEDQIKTTFLKDSWAMKNAITASAGIAFHSIINMKAEGSQDTSSSFTKQYLENRTNSRVESVGGSPFYPGITLKTWQEGISNQLVAIDRSGLPLYFFISPSTLPELPTPTVKKLAKRVEAAIRRYYTFNTYPGCTDATSPNFNFHANADDGSCEGTMTNFTFGGVFQECTGLSGPDTGALCHALEQKNPLTGDFSCPTAYTPVLLGMQEREEGHSHLECHNKCTLVIFCHRVCQDVFWLSRVQFRAYWCAATGTVPQDSGYLFGGLFSSHSANPLTGAQSCPSGYFQLKLFDDLRVCVSQDYESSIQYAVPFGGFFSCQAGNPLGGQHHGTAEDPYTKRCPAGFSQHLALISDSCQVDYCVQAGVFTGGSLPPARLPPFTRPPANLPATDTVLVSSGDGESAWVRDEQSHVWRPAQPAEIQHAAEMVRGRRLTGGEVAGVTAAVVVGLATLLAMVSYGRWRYRMRGYRAMGEGDSLPVGSPEDSAVVSVGDGYQQETEGLTA